One genomic window of Hyperolius riggenbachi isolate aHypRig1 chromosome 7, aHypRig1.pri, whole genome shotgun sequence includes the following:
- the AAMP gene encoding angio-associated migratory cell protein encodes MEGAGAGGGGGSAPPSPEPEEGPAAAQVEFHDDEEIIEVLELNDAEPNADDLADEMEDVDFGDEAEDGEMRDEEWETEDEGVEEGAEPHDDSELTFSKHTASVFCVSLDPKESCLAVTGGEDDKAYIWRISDGETLFECPGHKDSVTCAAFSHDSTLVATGDMSGLLKAWKVEGGQEVWSFEVGDLEWLQWHPCAHVLLAGTADGNTWMWKIPSGECKTFQGPNCPATCGQFLPDGKKAVVGYEDGSVRIWDLKQGNAVHVLKGADGHTGPLTCVASNADGSLVLTGSVDCDTKMVNTANGKVVGLFKTESNVSKASRREDGEAESNSVESLGFCSVLPLAAVGYLDGTLAIYDISTQTLRHRCQHESGIVQLLWEDSSPVVYTCSLDGAVRLWDSRSGKMISEYCGHTAEILDFALNKDASIVVTASGDHKAKVFCVQRPDR; translated from the exons ATGGAGGGAGCCGGTGCGGGCGGCGGTGGAGGGTCTGCGCCACCAAGCCCAGAGCCGGAGGAGGGCCCGGCCGCAGCCCAGGTGGAGTTCCACGACGATGAGGAGATCATTGAGGTGCTGGAGCTGAATGATGCGGAACCCAATGCAG ATGACCTTGCTGATGAGATGGAAGACGTGGATTTTGGTGATGAAGCTGAGGATGGGGAGATGAGGGATGAGGAGTGGGAGACGGAGGATGAGGGTGTGGAGGAAGGAGCTGAGCCTCATGATGACAGCGAACTGACCTTCTCCAAACACACAG CCTCTGTCTTCTGTGTCAGCCTGGATCCGAAGGAGAGCTGCCTCGCTGTGACTGGAGGAGAGGACGACAAAGCCTATATCTGGAGAATAAGCGATGGAGAGACGCTGTTTGAGTGTCCGG GCCACAAAGACTCTGTGACATGTGCAGCATTCAGCCATGATTCCACCCTGGTGGCCACTGGAGATATGAGTGGACTACTTAAGGCTTGGAAGGTGGAGGGCGGACAGGAAGTCTGGTCATTTGAAGTCGGGGACTTAGAG tggCTGCAGTGGCACCCCTGTGCCCACGTCCTGCTAGCTGGCACCGCAGATGGCAACACCTGGATGTGGAAGATTCCCAGCGGAGAGTGCAAAACTTTCCAAGGACCCAACTGCCCTGCAACTTGTGGCCAGTTCCTGCCTGATG GCAAGAAAGCAGTGGTGGGCTATGAAGACGGCAGCGTGAGGATTTGGGATTTGAAGCAAGGAAACGCAGTTCATGTTTTGAAAG GGGCGGATGGCCACACTGGGCCGCTGACTTGTGTCGCCTCTAATGCTGATGGGAGTTTAGTGCTCACAGGCTCTGTGGATTGTGATACGAAGATGGTGAACACGGCCAATGGAAAG GTGGTCGGTCTGTTCAAGACGGAAAGCAACGTGTCCAAAGCCTCCAGACGGGAAGACGGGGAGGCCGAGTCCAACTCTGTGGAGTCTCTGGGGTTCTGCAGTGT GCTGCCTCTGGCTGCAGTCGGCTACTTGGACGGAACTTTAGCCATTTACGACATTTCTACTCAGACCTTAAGGCACAGATGTCAGCATGAG TCCGGCATTGTGCAGCTCCTCTGGGAGGACAGCTCTCCGGTGGTGTACACCTGCAGCCTGGATGGAGCAGTCCGCCTCTGGGATTCCCGCTCAGGGAAGATGATCAGCGAATACTGCGGGCACACCGCTGAAATCCTCGACTTTGCGCTTAACAA